In one window of Cupriavidus necator N-1 DNA:
- a CDS encoding RlmE family RNA methyltransferase: protein MAKNKFNHSWLHDHINDPYVKMAQREGYRARAAYKLKEIDEQDKLIRPGQVIVDLGAAPGSWSQYARNKLADSPRAKDGRIDGAVVAIDLLPMEPVADVTFIQGDFREESVFRELESVVLDASGGNKIDLVLSDMAPNLSGVAFADAARIEYLCDLALEFAQAHLKPEGALLVKCFHGSGYSQIVEKFKRHFKVVAKRKPKASRDKSSETFILGRYLKAVD from the coding sequence ATGGCAAAAAACAAGTTCAATCATTCGTGGCTGCACGACCACATCAACGATCCGTACGTGAAAATGGCGCAGCGCGAGGGCTATCGTGCCCGCGCGGCCTACAAGCTCAAGGAGATCGACGAGCAGGACAAGCTGATCCGCCCGGGACAGGTGATCGTCGACCTGGGCGCGGCGCCCGGCAGCTGGAGCCAGTACGCCCGCAACAAGCTGGCGGACTCGCCCCGGGCCAAGGACGGCAGGATCGATGGCGCCGTGGTCGCGATCGACCTGCTGCCGATGGAACCTGTCGCTGACGTCACTTTCATCCAGGGTGACTTCCGCGAGGAATCGGTCTTCCGCGAACTGGAAAGCGTGGTGCTGGACGCCTCCGGCGGTAACAAGATTGACCTTGTTTTGTCCGACATGGCCCCCAATTTGTCCGGTGTAGCCTTCGCCGATGCGGCACGGATCGAGTACCTGTGCGACCTGGCGCTGGAATTTGCGCAGGCCCACCTTAAGCCGGAGGGGGCATTGCTGGTAAAGTGCTTCCACGGGAGCGGCTACAGCCAGATCGTGGAGAAGTTCAAGCGGCATTTCAAAGTGGTTGCGAAACGCAAGCCCAAGGCGTCTCGCGACAAGTCTTCCGAAACCTTTATCCTTGGGCGCTACCTCAAGGCAGTGGATTGA
- a CDS encoding YhbY family RNA-binding protein, whose translation MPALQLVPAQRSDLRSRAHALNPVVMVGAEGLTRAVLAEIDRSLAAHDLIKIRVFGDDRDARIAIYEEICDQLSAAPIQHIGKLLVVWRPGEARLKENQAEDLGRHTPARRGGAAPRTVTVKKPSAAPNRRPTRKEVTVLGNERVTAGGNVKRSRARPTSQKKKALG comes from the coding sequence ATGCCCGCTCTACAACTAGTCCCTGCTCAGCGCTCTGACCTGCGCTCCCGTGCCCATGCCCTGAACCCGGTCGTGATGGTCGGCGCCGAAGGCCTGACCCGTGCCGTACTGGCCGAGATCGACCGCAGCCTGGCCGCCCACGACCTGATCAAGATCCGCGTGTTCGGCGACGATCGCGATGCGCGCATCGCCATCTACGAGGAAATCTGCGACCAGCTCAGCGCCGCGCCGATCCAGCATATCGGCAAGCTGCTGGTGGTCTGGCGTCCGGGCGAAGCGCGCCTGAAGGAAAACCAGGCCGAAGACCTGGGCCGCCACACCCCCGCCCGCCGTGGTGGCGCGGCCCCGCGCACGGTGACGGTCAAGAAGCCCAGCGCTGCGCCGAACCGCCGTCCGACCCGCAAGGAAGTCACGGTGCTTGGCAACGAGCGCGTCACCGCCGGCGGCAATGTGAAGCGTTCGCGCGCACGCCCGACCAGCCAGAAGAAGAAGGCGCTGGGCTAA
- a CDS encoding DUF4149 domain-containing protein, producing the protein MFSNSYNNLPPLPHRIFLLLTVVWAGSLWTVGYMVAPTLFSVLPSRETAGMIAGHLFHTEAIVGVTIGVLQLVLCNVMIRRGAHRYRGLRWLVLGMLCCVLAGYFGTQPFMAGLKEKSLALGVGVSESPYKAQFGMLHGVSSAFYLLQSLLALVLVWRASAPRSAGE; encoded by the coding sequence GTGTTCTCCAATTCCTATAACAATCTGCCGCCGCTGCCGCACCGCATCTTCCTGCTGCTGACGGTGGTGTGGGCGGGCAGCCTCTGGACCGTCGGCTACATGGTGGCGCCGACGCTGTTTTCGGTGCTGCCCAGCCGCGAGACGGCGGGCATGATCGCCGGGCACCTGTTCCATACTGAAGCCATCGTCGGGGTCACCATCGGTGTGTTGCAGCTGGTGCTGTGCAACGTGATGATCCGGCGCGGCGCCCACCGCTATCGCGGCCTGCGCTGGCTAGTGCTGGGCATGCTGTGCTGCGTGCTGGCGGGCTACTTCGGCACCCAGCCGTTCATGGCCGGCCTGAAGGAAAAGTCGCTGGCGCTGGGTGTCGGCGTTTCGGAATCGCCTTACAAGGCGCAGTTCGGCATGCTGCACGGCGTGTCGAGCGCCTTCTACCTGCTGCAAAGCCTGCTGGCGCTGGTGCTGGTGTGGCGCGCTTCGGCGCCGCGTTCGGCCGGGGAGTGA
- the greA gene encoding transcription elongation factor GreA, with protein sequence MSTIPITKRGAELLKEELQRLKAVERPAVINAISEARAQGDLSENAEYDAAKEKQAFIEGRILEVEAKLSAAQVIDPTQLDTDGRIVFGATVDLEDLESGSPVSYQIVGDDEADIDVGKISVSSPIARALIGKFEGDVATVLAPGGEREYEVITVRYI encoded by the coding sequence ATGAGCACCATTCCGATTACCAAGCGTGGCGCAGAGCTCCTGAAGGAGGAACTGCAGCGCCTGAAGGCTGTCGAGCGTCCGGCGGTGATCAATGCAATCTCGGAAGCCCGCGCACAGGGCGACCTGTCTGAAAACGCCGAATACGACGCCGCCAAGGAGAAGCAGGCCTTTATCGAAGGCCGCATCCTGGAAGTGGAGGCCAAGCTGTCGGCCGCGCAGGTCATCGACCCGACCCAGCTGGACACCGACGGCCGCATCGTCTTTGGCGCGACCGTTGACCTGGAGGACCTGGAGTCCGGCAGTCCCGTCAGCTACCAGATCGTGGGCGATGACGAGGCCGACATTGACGTCGGCAAGATCTCGGTCAGCTCGCCCATCGCGCGTGCGCTGATCGGCAAGTTCGAAGGCGACGTCGCAACCGTGCTGGCCCCTGGCGGCGAGCGCGAGTACGAAGTCATTACCGTACGCTATATCTGA
- the carB gene encoding carbamoyl-phosphate synthase large subunit, which produces MPKRTDIKSILIIGAGPIIIGQACEFDYSGAQACKALREEGFKVILVNSNPATIMTDPNTADVTYIEPITWEVVERIIEKERPDAILPTMGGQTALNCALDLYRHGVLEKYKVELIGASPEAIDKAEDRQKFKDAMTKIGLGSAKSGIAHSMDEAMAVQSRIAQETGSGGYPIVIRPSFTLGGSGGGIAYNREEFEEICKRGLDLSPTRELLIEESLLGWKEYEMEVVRDKKDNCIIICSIENLDPMGIHTGDSITVAPAQTLTDKEYQILRNASLAVLREIGVDTGGSNVQFSINPKDGRMIVIEMNPRVSRSSALASKATGFPIAKVAAKLAVGYTLDELKNEITGGATPASFEPSIDYVVTKVPRFAFEKFPQADSHLTTQMKSVGEVMAMGRTFQESFQKALRGLEVGVDGLDEKSSDRDEVVEEIGEAGPDRIWYVGDAFRLGMSLEEVYAETDIDPWFLAQIEDIIKTEGLVKARTLDSLSTAELRFLKQKGFSDRRLAKLLKTDAKAVREARIAQNVRPVYKRVDTCAAEFATNTAYMYSTYEAEHGECEAQPTDKKKIMVLGGGPNRIGQGIEFDYCCVHAALALREDGYETIMVNCNPETVSTDYDTSDRLYFEPLTLEDVLEIVDKEKPVGVIVQYGGQTPLKLALDLEANGVPIIGTSPDMIDAAEDRERFQKLLQELGLRQPPNRTARAEDEALRLAEEIGYPLVVRPSYVLGGRAMEIVHEPRDLERYMREAVKVSNDSPVLLDRFLNDAIECDVDAISDGKRVFIGGVMEHIEQAGVHSGDSACSLPPYSLSAETVAELKRQTAAMARALNVVGLMNVQFAIQQNDGVDTVYVLEVNPRASRTVPYVSKATGLQLAKIAARCMAGQSLDEQGIGEEVIPPYYSVKEAVFPFNKFPGVDPVLGPEMRSTGEVMGVGKAFGEALFKSQLAAGSRLPEKGTVLITVKDSDKPRAVGVARMLHDMGYPIVATRGTASAIEAAGIPVKTVNKVKDGRPHIVDMIKNGELALVFTTVDETRTAIADSRSIRTSALAHRIPYYTTIAGARAAVEGLKHMQSLEVYDLQSLHASLA; this is translated from the coding sequence ATGCCAAAACGCACAGACATCAAGAGCATCCTGATCATCGGCGCGGGCCCCATCATCATCGGCCAGGCGTGCGAGTTCGACTACTCCGGCGCCCAAGCCTGCAAGGCGCTGCGCGAGGAAGGCTTCAAGGTCATCCTGGTCAATTCGAACCCGGCGACCATCATGACCGATCCCAACACGGCCGATGTGACCTACATCGAGCCGATCACCTGGGAAGTGGTCGAGCGCATCATCGAGAAGGAGCGCCCGGACGCGATCCTGCCGACCATGGGCGGCCAGACCGCGCTGAACTGCGCGCTGGACCTGTATCGCCACGGCGTGCTGGAGAAGTACAAGGTCGAACTGATCGGCGCTTCGCCGGAAGCCATCGACAAGGCCGAGGACCGCCAGAAGTTCAAGGACGCCATGACCAAGATCGGTCTGGGTTCGGCCAAGTCGGGCATCGCCCACTCGATGGACGAAGCCATGGCCGTGCAGTCGCGCATTGCCCAGGAAACCGGCAGCGGCGGCTACCCGATCGTGATCCGCCCGTCGTTCACGCTGGGCGGCAGCGGCGGCGGCATTGCCTACAACCGCGAAGAGTTCGAAGAGATCTGCAAGCGCGGCTTGGATCTGTCGCCGACGCGCGAGCTGCTGATCGAAGAGTCGCTGCTGGGCTGGAAAGAGTATGAGATGGAAGTGGTCCGCGACAAGAAGGACAACTGCATCATCATCTGCTCGATCGAGAACCTGGACCCGATGGGCATCCACACCGGCGACTCGATCACCGTGGCCCCGGCCCAGACCCTGACCGACAAGGAATACCAGATCCTGCGCAACGCGTCGCTGGCCGTGCTGCGCGAAATCGGCGTCGACACCGGCGGTTCCAACGTGCAGTTCTCGATCAACCCGAAGGACGGTCGCATGATCGTCATCGAGATGAACCCGCGCGTGTCGCGTTCGTCGGCGCTGGCGTCCAAGGCCACCGGCTTCCCGATCGCCAAGGTCGCGGCCAAGCTGGCCGTGGGCTACACGCTGGACGAGCTGAAGAACGAGATCACCGGCGGCGCGACCCCGGCTTCGTTCGAGCCGTCGATCGACTACGTGGTCACCAAGGTGCCGCGCTTCGCGTTTGAGAAATTCCCGCAGGCTGACAGCCACCTGACCACCCAGATGAAGTCGGTGGGTGAGGTGATGGCCATGGGCCGCACCTTCCAGGAATCGTTCCAGAAGGCACTGCGCGGCCTGGAAGTGGGCGTGGACGGCCTGGATGAAAAGTCGTCGGACCGTGATGAGGTTGTCGAGGAAATCGGCGAAGCCGGCCCCGACCGCATCTGGTACGTGGGCGACGCGTTCCGCCTGGGCATGTCGCTGGAAGAGGTCTATGCCGAGACCGACATCGACCCCTGGTTCCTGGCCCAGATCGAAGACATCATCAAGACCGAAGGCCTGGTCAAGGCGCGCACGCTGGACAGCCTGTCGACCGCCGAGCTGCGCTTCCTGAAGCAGAAGGGCTTCTCCGATCGCCGCCTGGCCAAGCTGCTGAAGACCGATGCCAAGGCCGTGCGCGAGGCGCGCATCGCCCAGAACGTGCGCCCGGTCTACAAGCGCGTGGACACCTGCGCGGCCGAGTTCGCCACCAACACCGCCTACATGTACTCGACCTACGAGGCCGAGCATGGCGAGTGCGAAGCGCAGCCGACCGACAAGAAGAAGATCATGGTGCTGGGCGGCGGCCCAAACCGGATCGGCCAGGGCATCGAGTTCGACTACTGCTGCGTGCACGCCGCTCTGGCGCTGCGCGAAGACGGGTACGAGACCATCATGGTCAACTGCAACCCGGAAACCGTGTCGACCGACTATGACACCTCGGACCGCCTGTACTTCGAGCCGCTGACGCTGGAAGACGTGCTGGAAATCGTCGACAAGGAAAAGCCCGTCGGCGTGATCGTGCAGTACGGCGGCCAGACCCCGTTGAAGCTGGCGTTGGACCTGGAAGCCAACGGCGTGCCCATCATCGGCACCAGCCCCGACATGATCGACGCGGCCGAAGACCGCGAGCGCTTCCAGAAGCTGCTGCAGGAGCTGGGCCTGCGCCAGCCGCCCAACCGCACCGCGCGTGCCGAGGACGAAGCGCTGCGCCTGGCCGAAGAGATCGGCTACCCGCTGGTGGTGCGCCCGTCGTACGTGCTGGGCGGCCGCGCCATGGAAATCGTGCATGAGCCGCGCGACCTCGAGCGCTACATGCGCGAGGCCGTCAAGGTCTCGAACGATTCCCCGGTGCTGCTGGACCGCTTCCTGAACGACGCCATCGAGTGCGACGTCGATGCGATCTCCGACGGCAAGCGCGTCTTCATCGGCGGCGTGATGGAGCACATCGAGCAGGCTGGCGTGCACTCGGGCGACTCCGCCTGCTCGCTGCCGCCGTACTCGCTGTCGGCCGAGACCGTGGCCGAACTGAAGCGCCAGACCGCCGCCATGGCCCGCGCCCTGAACGTGGTCGGCCTGATGAACGTGCAGTTCGCGATCCAGCAGAACGACGGCGTCGATACCGTCTACGTGCTGGAAGTGAACCCGCGCGCCTCGCGTACCGTGCCGTACGTATCCAAGGCCACCGGCTTGCAGCTGGCCAAGATCGCCGCGCGCTGCATGGCCGGCCAGTCGCTGGACGAGCAGGGCATCGGCGAGGAAGTCATCCCGCCGTACTACAGCGTCAAGGAAGCAGTGTTCCCGTTCAACAAGTTCCCGGGCGTCGATCCGGTCCTCGGACCTGAAATGCGTTCGACCGGCGAAGTGATGGGCGTGGGCAAGGCCTTCGGCGAGGCGCTGTTCAAGAGCCAGCTGGCCGCGGGTTCGCGCCTGCCGGAGAAGGGCACCGTGCTGATCACCGTGAAGGACAGCGACAAGCCGCGCGCAGTCGGCGTGGCCCGCATGCTGCACGACATGGGCTACCCGATCGTCGCCACCCGCGGCACCGCGTCGGCCATCGAGGCCGCCGGTATCCCGGTCAAGACGGTCAACAAGGTCAAGGACGGCCGTCCGCATATCGTGGACATGATCAAGAACGGCGAACTGGCGCTGGTGTTCACCACCGTGGACGAGACCCGCACCGCGATTGCCGATTCGCGCTCGATCCGTACCTCGGCGCTGGCCCACCGCATTCCTTACTACACCACCATCGCCGGCGCCCGCGCCGCGGTGGAGGGCCTGAAGCACATGCAGAGCCTGGAGGTCTACGACCTGCAGAGCCTGCACGCCTCGCTGGCCTGA
- the leuE gene encoding leucine efflux protein LeuE — MNAFIHTAFGITDFWTYVLGTIFIVLLPGPNSMYVLSVAAQRGVRAGYKGACGVFLGDFVLMVLSAAGVASLLKASPALFYVVKYIGAAYLAWIGFNMLRGAVRNWAARGDAAAAATVPAGTADQSDPFRKALLISLLNPKAILFFISFFIQFVDPAFAYPVLSFGVLGLVCQICSFAYLTTIIFVGAKLADAFRRRRRLSAGMSSGVGAMFIGFGAKLATATMN; from the coding sequence ATGAACGCCTTCATACATACCGCCTTCGGCATCACCGATTTCTGGACCTATGTGCTGGGCACGATTTTTATCGTGCTGCTGCCGGGGCCGAACTCGATGTATGTGCTGTCGGTGGCGGCGCAGCGCGGCGTGCGTGCCGGCTACAAGGGCGCATGCGGGGTGTTCCTGGGTGACTTCGTGCTGATGGTGCTGTCGGCAGCGGGCGTGGCCTCGCTGCTCAAGGCCAGCCCGGCGTTGTTCTACGTGGTGAAGTACATCGGCGCGGCCTACCTGGCGTGGATCGGCTTCAACATGCTGCGCGGCGCGGTGCGCAACTGGGCCGCGCGCGGCGATGCGGCCGCGGCCGCGACCGTGCCGGCGGGCACGGCCGACCAGTCCGATCCGTTCCGCAAGGCGCTCCTGATCAGCCTGCTGAACCCGAAGGCGATCCTGTTCTTCATCTCGTTCTTCATCCAGTTCGTCGATCCGGCTTTCGCTTACCCGGTGCTGTCGTTCGGCGTGCTGGGGCTGGTCTGCCAGATCTGCAGCTTCGCCTACCTGACCACGATCATCTTCGTGGGCGCGAAGCTGGCCGACGCATTCCGGCGCCGCCGGCGCCTGTCGGCCGGCATGTCGAGCGGGGTGGGGGCGATGTTCATCGGTTTCGGCGCCAAGCTGGCGACGGCCACCATGAACTAG
- the carA gene encoding glutamine-hydrolyzing carbamoyl-phosphate synthase small subunit has translation MLPSFPSAILALADGTVFRGYSIGASGHTIGEVVFNTAITGYQEILTDPSYSRQIVTLTYPHIGNYGVNPEDVEATKVHAAGLIIKDLPILASNFRKEHTLAHYLKQEKVVAIAGIDTRKLTRILREKGAQNGCILAGEDNVQKAIDLARSFPGLAGMDLAKVVSVKEPYEWTQTEWKLGEGYGKQDKPQFHVVAYDYGVKYNILRMLAERGCKVTVLPAQASAADALALNPDGVFLSNGPGDPEPCDYAIAATREFIERGIPTFGICLGHQIMALAVGAKTLKMKFGHHGANHPVKDLDDGRVVITSQNHGFAVDADTLPSNVRVTHKSLFDGSLQGFTLTDKPAFCFQGHPEASPGPNDVAYLFDRFIKLMTDARK, from the coding sequence GTGTTACCGTCTTTTCCGTCCGCCATTCTCGCGCTAGCAGACGGCACGGTCTTTCGTGGCTATTCCATTGGCGCTTCCGGCCATACCATCGGTGAAGTGGTGTTCAACACCGCCATCACCGGTTACCAGGAAATCCTCACCGACCCGAGTTACTCGCGGCAGATCGTCACGCTGACGTATCCGCATATCGGTAACTACGGGGTCAATCCTGAGGATGTCGAAGCCACGAAAGTCCATGCCGCCGGCCTGATCATCAAGGATCTGCCGATCCTGGCCTCGAACTTCCGCAAGGAGCACACCCTTGCCCACTACCTGAAGCAGGAAAAGGTGGTGGCCATCGCCGGCATCGATACGCGCAAGCTGACGCGTATCCTGCGCGAAAAGGGTGCCCAGAACGGCTGCATCCTGGCCGGCGAAGACAATGTCCAGAAGGCCATCGACCTGGCCCGCTCGTTCCCCGGCCTGGCCGGCATGGACCTGGCCAAGGTGGTTTCGGTCAAGGAGCCGTACGAGTGGACCCAGACCGAGTGGAAGCTGGGCGAAGGCTACGGCAAGCAGGACAAGCCGCAGTTCCACGTGGTCGCCTATGACTACGGCGTCAAGTACAACATCCTGCGCATGCTGGCCGAGCGCGGCTGCAAGGTGACGGTGCTGCCCGCGCAGGCGAGTGCCGCCGACGCGCTGGCGCTGAATCCGGACGGCGTGTTCCTGTCCAACGGCCCCGGCGACCCCGAGCCGTGCGACTACGCCATCGCCGCCACGCGCGAGTTCATCGAGCGCGGCATCCCGACCTTCGGCATCTGCCTGGGCCACCAGATCATGGCCCTGGCGGTCGGCGCCAAGACCCTGAAGATGAAGTTCGGCCACCATGGCGCCAACCACCCGGTCAAGGACCTGGACGACGGCCGCGTGGTGATCACGTCGCAGAACCACGGTTTCGCGGTGGACGCGGACACGCTTCCGTCGAACGTGCGCGTGACGCACAAGTCGCTGTTCGACGGTTCGCTGCAGGGTTTCACGCTGACCGACAAGCCGGCCTTCTGCTTCCAGGGTCACCCGGAAGCCTCGCCCGGCCCGAACGACGTGGCTTACCTGTTCGACCGCTTCATCAAGCTGATGACGGACGCGCGCAAGTAA
- a CDS encoding RidA family protein, whose amino-acid sequence MNILQPPDWAPPRGYANGTMTEMQVGSRLLFVSGQIGWTGKCEFETDDFGLQVAQALRNVVAVLAAGDALPEHIVRMTWYVKDKAEYVGAYGAIGQHYRAIIGRHFPAMTAVEVADLVEPRAKVEIEVTAVVPPQA is encoded by the coding sequence ATGAACATCCTGCAGCCGCCCGACTGGGCGCCCCCGCGTGGCTACGCCAACGGCACCATGACCGAAATGCAGGTCGGCAGCCGCCTCCTCTTTGTCAGCGGCCAGATCGGCTGGACCGGCAAATGTGAATTCGAGACCGACGACTTCGGCCTGCAGGTGGCGCAGGCGCTGCGCAACGTGGTTGCCGTGCTGGCGGCCGGCGACGCGCTGCCCGAGCATATCGTGCGCATGACCTGGTATGTGAAGGACAAGGCGGAATATGTCGGCGCCTACGGGGCGATCGGCCAGCACTACCGGGCCATCATCGGCCGCCACTTCCCGGCGATGACGGCGGTCGAGGTCGCGGACCTGGTGGAGCCGCGCGCCAAGGTGGAAATCGAGGTCACGGCGGTCGTGCCGCCGCAGGCGTAA
- a CDS encoding acyl-CoA thioesterase, whose product MSPVFRSTVLVRFKHCDAAGIVFYPRYFEMLNDLIEDWFSEALGWPFDAMHGEGHAGVPTAELECRFLAPSRLGEVLTRELRVLKLGQSSFTLAIRFAGPHDDTRMEVTQRLVCVDTGSIAPQPLPDAVREAMSSYLVATA is encoded by the coding sequence ATGAGCCCCGTGTTCCGCAGCACCGTCCTGGTGCGCTTCAAGCACTGCGACGCCGCGGGCATCGTGTTCTACCCGCGCTATTTCGAGATGCTCAACGATCTGATCGAAGACTGGTTTAGCGAGGCGTTGGGCTGGCCCTTCGATGCCATGCATGGCGAGGGCCACGCGGGCGTGCCGACCGCCGAGCTGGAGTGCCGCTTCCTGGCGCCGAGCCGGCTGGGCGAGGTGCTGACACGGGAGCTGCGCGTGCTGAAGCTGGGCCAGTCCAGCTTTACCCTCGCGATCCGCTTCGCTGGCCCGCATGACGATACCCGCATGGAAGTGACGCAGCGGCTGGTCTGCGTCGATACCGGCTCGATTGCTCCGCAGCCGTTGCCCGATGCCGTGCGCGAGGCCATGTCGTCCTACCTGGTCGCGACGGCTTGA